The Verrucomicrobiia bacterium genome window below encodes:
- a CDS encoding P-II family nitrogen regulator, which produces MNKIEAIIKPFKLDEVKEALAEIGIQGMTVSEVKGFGRQKGQTEVFRGSEYTVDFVPKIKLEIVVGDEAVDRVVKAIQETAKTGKIGDGKIFVWPISKAMRIRTAETGEAAV; this is translated from the coding sequence ATGAATAAAATTGAAGCGATTATCAAACCGTTCAAGCTGGATGAGGTCAAAGAGGCGCTCGCAGAAATCGGGATTCAGGGAATGACTGTGAGCGAGGTCAAAGGGTTCGGTCGCCAGAAGGGCCAAACCGAAGTCTTTCGTGGTAGCGAGTACACCGTGGACTTCGTCCCGAAGATCAAATTGGAAATTGTCGTGGGCGACGAGGCTGTGGACCGCGTTGTCAAAGCGATTCAGGAAACCGCCAAGACCGGGAAGATCGGGGACGGCAAGATCTTTGTTTGGCCGATCAGCAAGGCCATGCGGATCCGCACGGCCGAAACTGGCGAAGCCGCTGTCTAG
- a CDS encoding ammonium transporter, with translation MIKKFTTKMRDPKERRLFYAIFGGKMLGLGLCFLVMLGVSAYFGSAALKAHADTGTATTATAPAAATAAAVAAPAPTPDNPPYVNPMNTMWVLVTAFLVFFMQAGFMFLEAGFARTREAVNVLLEGVVDTCLCGILFWAWGFAWMFGHGNGFIGWGDGSGHTWYFLHNVPVTYEGTGIAIYAYVLFQFAFADCASTITSGAMLGRTGFWGDLLYSFGVSGFLYPIFGHWAWGPDGWLNTIKPAAFHDFAGSTIVHTIGGMIALAGAIALGPRLGRKFKRDGGGPLPYHDMTIAAVGTIILWFGWYGFNPGSTLSIMDTTGTARVALNTTLAACAGALAAMFYVYPRSKKWDCGMTMNGLLAGLVAITCPCYWVSPFGAICLGAVAGVLVVLGTDLLEYLRIDDPCGAWPVHGLCGIWGTLSLGLFATGEFGAPTPMGADNSAGMVVTGLFYGGGTSQLVAQIIGNASIGLGVFVAAFVLMYAVKATGTLRVSKEGEIEGLDLHEHGGHAYPEHIAHQS, from the coding sequence ATGATTAAAAAGTTCACGACAAAAATGCGAGACCCGAAGGAGCGCCGGTTGTTCTACGCGATATTCGGCGGAAAGATGCTCGGACTCGGATTGTGTTTCCTGGTGATGTTGGGTGTTTCTGCCTACTTTGGCAGCGCGGCGCTCAAGGCTCATGCGGACACCGGGACAGCCACGACCGCAACCGCGCCAGCTGCGGCTACGGCGGCCGCAGTAGCTGCCCCGGCCCCGACACCAGACAACCCCCCGTACGTCAACCCCATGAATACTATGTGGGTACTCGTCACGGCGTTCCTTGTGTTCTTCATGCAAGCGGGCTTTATGTTTCTCGAAGCCGGGTTTGCGCGGACGCGCGAGGCCGTGAACGTGTTGCTCGAAGGCGTGGTGGATACGTGCTTGTGTGGCATTTTGTTCTGGGCCTGGGGGTTCGCCTGGATGTTCGGGCACGGCAACGGATTCATCGGCTGGGGCGACGGCAGTGGGCACACGTGGTATTTCCTACACAACGTGCCGGTGACCTACGAGGGCACGGGTATCGCCATTTACGCTTACGTGCTGTTCCAATTCGCTTTCGCTGACTGTGCTTCGACAATCACCTCGGGTGCGATGCTCGGTCGGACCGGCTTCTGGGGCGATTTGTTATACAGTTTTGGCGTCAGCGGATTCCTCTACCCAATCTTCGGGCACTGGGCGTGGGGGCCGGACGGCTGGTTGAACACCATCAAGCCGGCGGCATTTCATGATTTTGCCGGTTCAACCATCGTGCATACGATCGGTGGAATGATTGCGTTGGCGGGCGCGATTGCACTCGGGCCGCGCCTCGGCCGGAAGTTCAAGCGGGACGGCGGTGGGCCTTTGCCCTATCACGATATGACCATCGCGGCGGTCGGAACCATCATCCTGTGGTTTGGTTGGTACGGCTTCAACCCCGGCAGCACCCTGTCCATCATGGACACAACGGGTACCGCTCGGGTAGCCCTCAATACGACCCTTGCGGCCTGCGCCGGCGCGTTGGCGGCCATGTTCTACGTGTATCCGCGATCGAAGAAATGGGACTGCGGTATGACGATGAACGGACTGTTGGCCGGCTTGGTGGCGATCACTTGTCCTTGTTACTGGGTCTCGCCGTTCGGCGCGATTTGCCTCGGCGCGGTTGCCGGCGTGTTGGTCGTGTTGGGTACCGACCTGCTCGAATACTTGCGCATTGACGATCCGTGCGGCGCGTGGCCGGTGCATGGCCTCTGCGGAATTTGGGGCACGTTGAGCCTGGGGCTGTTTGCCACCGGCGAATTCGGCGCGCCGACGCCCATGGGCGCCGACAACTCAGCGGGTATGGTCGTGACCGGTTTGTTCTACGGCGGCGGCACTTCGCAGCTCGTAGCGCAGATCATCGGCAATGCGTCGATCGGTCTCGGCGTCTTCGTGGCGGCGTTCGTCCTCATGTACGCGGTGAAAGCCACCGGCACACTGCGCGTTTCCAAGGAAGGCGAGATCGAAGGTCTCGATCTTCACGAACATGGCGGACACGCTTATCCGGAGCACATTGCTCACCAGTCGTAA